Proteins found in one Macaca nemestrina isolate mMacNem1 chromosome 4, mMacNem.hap1, whole genome shotgun sequence genomic segment:
- the LOC105472593 gene encoding zinc finger and BTB domain-containing protein 21 isoform X2 yields MEGLLHYINPAHAISLLSALNEERLKGQLCDVLLIVGDQKFRAHKNVLAASSEYFQSLFTNKENESQAVFQLDFCEPDAFDNVLNYIYSSSLFVEKSSLAAVQELGYSLGISFLTNIVSKTPQAPFPACPNRKKVFVEDDENSSQKRSVIVCQSRNEAQGKTVSQNQPDVSHTSRPSPSIAVKANTNKPHVPKPIEPLHSLSLTEKSWPKDSSVGYAKSLEHSGSLDDPNRISLVKRNAVLPSKPLQDREAMDDKPGVSGQLPKGKALELALKRPRPPVLSLCSSSETPYVLKETNKGNGQGEDRNLLYYSKLGLVIPSSGSGSGNQSIDRSGPLVKSLLRRSLSMDSQVPVYSPSIDLKSSQGSSSVSSDAPGNVLCALSQKSSLKDCSEKTALDDRPQVLQPHRLRSFSASQSTDREGASPVTEVRIKTEPSSPLSDPSDIIRVTVGDAAATAAASSSSVTRDLSLKTEDDQKDMSRLPAKRRFQADRRLPFKKLKVNEHGSPVSEDNFEEGSSPTILDADFPDSDLNKDEFEQGSHERLCRNAAVCPYCSLRFFSPELKQEHESKCEYKKLTCLECMRTFKSSFSIWRHQVEVHNQNNMAPTENFSLPVLDHNGDVTGSSRPQSHPEPNKVNHIVTTKDDNVFSDSSEQVNFDSEDSSCLPEDLSLSKQLKIQVKEEPVEEAEEEAPEASTAPKEAGPSKEASLWPCEKCGKMFTVHKQLERHQELLCSVKPFICHVCNKAFRTNFRLWSHFQSHMSQASEESAHKESEVCPVPTNSPSPPPLPPPPPLPKIQPLEPDSPTGLSENPTPATEKLFVPQESDTLFYHAPPLSAITFKRQFMCKLCHRTFKTAFSLWSHEQTHN; encoded by the exons ATGGAGGGATTACTGCATTACATCAACCCCGCACACGCCATTTCTCTCCTAAGTGCCCTGAATGAGGAGCGTCTCAAAGGACAGCTGTGCGATGTGCTGCTGATTGTTGGAGACCAAAAGTTCCGAGCTCATAAAAACGTCTTGGCTGCCAGCAGCGAATACTTTCAGAGTTTATtcacaaataaggaaaatgagtcaCAAGCTGTATTTCAGCTTGACTTCTGTGAGCCAGATGCTTTTGATAATGTTTTAAACTACATTTATTCTTCCTCTCTATTTGTTGAGAAGAGCAGCCTTGCTGCTGTGCAAGAACTTGGCTATAGTCTTGGGATTTCCTTTCTGACAAACATCGTTTCTAAAACACCTCAAGCCCCCTTTCCAGCGTGTCCTAATAGAAAAAAAGTGTTTGTAGAAGATGATGAAAACAGTTCTCAAAAGAGAAGTGTCATTGTTTGTCAAAGTAGAAACGAAGCACAAGGAAAAACTGTTAGTCAAAATCAACCTGATGTAAGCCATACTTCCCGGCCCTCTCCTAGCATTGCAGTCAAGGCTAATACCAATAAGCCACATGTCCCAAAACCAATTGAACCACTTCATAGTTTGTCATTAACTGAAAAGAGTTGGCCGAAAGATAGTTCTGTGGGATATGCAAAGTCTCTTGAGCATTCTGGATCTTTGGATGATCCTAATAGAATCAGTTTGGTGAAAAGAAATGCAGTATTGCCTTCAAAGCCTCTGCAAGACAGAGAAGCTATGGATGATAAACCAGGTGTGAGTGGTCAGCTTCCAAAAGGAAAAGCTCTAGAGCTGGCTTTGAAGAGACCACGGCCACCTGTTTTGTCTCTTTGTAGCTCATCAGAGACTCCCTATGTattaaaagaaactaacaaaggaaATGGTCAAGGTGAAGATAGAAACTTGTTGTATTATTCAAAGTTAGGCTTAGTGATCCCATCCAGTGGATCTGGTTCTGGAAACCAAAGCATTGACAGGAGTGGCCCACTTGTTAAGAGTCTCCTCAGACGGTCTTTGTCGATGGATAGCCAGGTTCCTGTCTATTCACCTTCCATAGATTTGAAATCTTCCCAGGGATCATCTTCGGTGTCCAGTGATGCACCAGGGAATGTGTTGTGTGCTTTATCTCAAAAGTCATCTTTAAAAGATTGTAGTGAAAAAACAGCCCTAGATGACAGGCCTCAAGTGCTACAACCGCATCGCCTCAGGTCCTTTAGTGCTTCTCAGTCAACAGACAGGGAGGGAGCCTCCCCTGTGACTGAGGTGCGCATAAAGACCGAGCCCAGCAGCCCGCTGTCGGACCCCTCGGACATCATCCGCGTCACTGTGGGAGATGCGGCAGCAACAGCAGCTGCCTCATCTTCATCAGTCACAAGAGACCTGTCTCTGAAAACAGAAGATGACCAAAAAGACATGAGCAGACTCCCAGCAAAAAGGAGGTTCCAAGCGGACCGAAGGTTGCCGTTTAAGAAGTTAAAGGTGAATGAGCATGGGTCTCCTGTGTCAGAAGATAATTTTGAGGAAGGCTCAAGCCCTACTATCCTTGATGCAGATTTTCCAGATTCTGATTTGAATAAAGACGAATTTG AGCAAGGAAGCCACGAGCGGCTGTGCCGGAACGCGGCCGTCTGCCCTTACTGCAGCCTCAGGTTTTTCTCGCCCGAGCTGAAGCAAGAACACGAGAGCAAGTGTGAGTATAAGAAGCTGACCTGCCTCGAGTGCATGCGCACCTTCAAGTCCTCTTTCAGCATCTGGCGGCACCAGGTTGAAGTCCATAATCAGAACAACATGGCACCCACCGAAAACTTTTCTTTGCCCGTTTTGGACCACAATGGTGATGTAACTGGTTCTTCAAGGCCCCAGTCCCACCCTGAGCCCAATAAAGTAAACCACATCGTCACCACAAAAGATGATAACGTGTTCAGTGATTCTTCAGAACAAGTTAACTTCGACTCGGAAGATTCCTCTTGTCTCCCTGAAGATCTTAGTCTTTCCAAGCAACTGAAAATCCAAGTCAAAGAGGAGCCTgtggaggaggctgaggaagaggcaCCCGAGGCCAGCACAGCCCCCAAAGAAGCGGGTCCTAGCAAAGAAGCCAGCCTGTGGCCCTGCGAGAAGTGTGGGAAGATGTTCACAGTGCACAAGCAGCTGGAGCGTCACCAGGAGCTTCTGTGCTCTGTGAAACCATTTATTTGTCACGTGTGCAACAAAGCTTTTCGCACTAATTTTAGACTCTGGAGTCACTTCCAGTCGCACATGTCTCAGGCTTCAGAGGAATCGGCACATAAGGAATCTGAGGTGTGCCCTGTTCCCACAAACTCTCCCTCTCCACCACCTCTGCCACCGCCACCGCCACTGCCCAAGATCCAGCCTCTGGAGCCTGACAGCCCCACAGGCCTGTCCGAAAACCCAACTCCAGCCACAGAAAAACTGTTTGTGCCCCAAGAATCAGATACCCTTTTTTACCATGCCCCACCCCTTTCAGCAATCACATTTAAAAGACAGTTTATGTGTAAACTTTGCCACAGGACATTCAAGACTGCATTTAGTCTTTGGAGTCACGAACAAACACACAATTGA
- the LOC105472593 gene encoding zinc finger and BTB domain-containing protein 21 isoform X1, with the protein MEGLLHYINPAHAISLLSALNEERLKGQLCDVLLIVGDQKFRAHKNVLAASSEYFQSLFTNKENESQAVFQLDFCEPDAFDNVLNYIYSSSLFVEKSSLAAVQELGYSLGISFLTNIVSKTPQAPFPACPNRKKVFVEDDENSSQKRSVIVCQSRNEAQGKTVSQNQPDVSHTSRPSPSIAVKANTNKPHVPKPIEPLHSLSLTEKSWPKDSSVGYAKSLEHSGSLDDPNRISLVKRNAVLPSKPLQDREAMDDKPGVSGQLPKGKALELALKRPRPPVLSLCSSSETPYVLKETNKGNGQGEDRNLLYYSKLGLVIPSSGSGSGNQSIDRSGPLVKSLLRRSLSMDSQVPVYSPSIDLKSSQGSSSVSSDAPGNVLCALSQKSSLKDCSEKTALDDRPQVLQPHRLRSFSASQSTDREGASPVTEVRIKTEPSSPLSDPSDIIRVTVGDAAATAAASSSSVTRDLSLKTEDDQKDMSRLPAKRRFQADRRLPFKKLKVNEHGSPVSEDNFEEGSSPTILDADFPDSDLNKDEFGELEGTRPNKKFKCKHCLKIFRSTAGLHRHVNMYHNPEKPYACDICHKRFHTNFKVWTHCQTQHGIVKNPSPASSSHAVLDEKFQRKLIDIVREREIKKALIIKLRRGKPGFQGQSSSQAQQVIKRNLRSRAKGAYICTYCGKAYRFLSQFKQHIKMHPGEKPLGVNKVAKPKEHAPLASPVENKEVYQCRLCNAKLSSLLEQGSHERLCRNAAVCPYCSLRFFSPELKQEHESKCEYKKLTCLECMRTFKSSFSIWRHQVEVHNQNNMAPTENFSLPVLDHNGDVTGSSRPQSHPEPNKVNHIVTTKDDNVFSDSSEQVNFDSEDSSCLPEDLSLSKQLKIQVKEEPVEEAEEEAPEASTAPKEAGPSKEASLWPCEKCGKMFTVHKQLERHQELLCSVKPFICHVCNKAFRTNFRLWSHFQSHMSQASEESAHKESEVCPVPTNSPSPPPLPPPPPLPKIQPLEPDSPTGLSENPTPATEKLFVPQESDTLFYHAPPLSAITFKRQFMCKLCHRTFKTAFSLWSHEQTHN; encoded by the coding sequence ATGGAGGGATTACTGCATTACATCAACCCCGCACACGCCATTTCTCTCCTAAGTGCCCTGAATGAGGAGCGTCTCAAAGGACAGCTGTGCGATGTGCTGCTGATTGTTGGAGACCAAAAGTTCCGAGCTCATAAAAACGTCTTGGCTGCCAGCAGCGAATACTTTCAGAGTTTATtcacaaataaggaaaatgagtcaCAAGCTGTATTTCAGCTTGACTTCTGTGAGCCAGATGCTTTTGATAATGTTTTAAACTACATTTATTCTTCCTCTCTATTTGTTGAGAAGAGCAGCCTTGCTGCTGTGCAAGAACTTGGCTATAGTCTTGGGATTTCCTTTCTGACAAACATCGTTTCTAAAACACCTCAAGCCCCCTTTCCAGCGTGTCCTAATAGAAAAAAAGTGTTTGTAGAAGATGATGAAAACAGTTCTCAAAAGAGAAGTGTCATTGTTTGTCAAAGTAGAAACGAAGCACAAGGAAAAACTGTTAGTCAAAATCAACCTGATGTAAGCCATACTTCCCGGCCCTCTCCTAGCATTGCAGTCAAGGCTAATACCAATAAGCCACATGTCCCAAAACCAATTGAACCACTTCATAGTTTGTCATTAACTGAAAAGAGTTGGCCGAAAGATAGTTCTGTGGGATATGCAAAGTCTCTTGAGCATTCTGGATCTTTGGATGATCCTAATAGAATCAGTTTGGTGAAAAGAAATGCAGTATTGCCTTCAAAGCCTCTGCAAGACAGAGAAGCTATGGATGATAAACCAGGTGTGAGTGGTCAGCTTCCAAAAGGAAAAGCTCTAGAGCTGGCTTTGAAGAGACCACGGCCACCTGTTTTGTCTCTTTGTAGCTCATCAGAGACTCCCTATGTattaaaagaaactaacaaaggaaATGGTCAAGGTGAAGATAGAAACTTGTTGTATTATTCAAAGTTAGGCTTAGTGATCCCATCCAGTGGATCTGGTTCTGGAAACCAAAGCATTGACAGGAGTGGCCCACTTGTTAAGAGTCTCCTCAGACGGTCTTTGTCGATGGATAGCCAGGTTCCTGTCTATTCACCTTCCATAGATTTGAAATCTTCCCAGGGATCATCTTCGGTGTCCAGTGATGCACCAGGGAATGTGTTGTGTGCTTTATCTCAAAAGTCATCTTTAAAAGATTGTAGTGAAAAAACAGCCCTAGATGACAGGCCTCAAGTGCTACAACCGCATCGCCTCAGGTCCTTTAGTGCTTCTCAGTCAACAGACAGGGAGGGAGCCTCCCCTGTGACTGAGGTGCGCATAAAGACCGAGCCCAGCAGCCCGCTGTCGGACCCCTCGGACATCATCCGCGTCACTGTGGGAGATGCGGCAGCAACAGCAGCTGCCTCATCTTCATCAGTCACAAGAGACCTGTCTCTGAAAACAGAAGATGACCAAAAAGACATGAGCAGACTCCCAGCAAAAAGGAGGTTCCAAGCGGACCGAAGGTTGCCGTTTAAGAAGTTAAAGGTGAATGAGCATGGGTCTCCTGTGTCAGAAGATAATTTTGAGGAAGGCTCAAGCCCTACTATCCTTGATGCAGATTTTCCAGATTCTGATTTGAATAAAGACGAATTTGGTGAGTTGGAGGGGACGAGaccaaacaaaaaatttaaatgcaaacatTGCCTTAAGATCTTTAGATCAACAGCAGGTCTTCACCGTCATGTTAACATGTACCATAACCCAGAAAAGCCCTACGCTTGTGACATCTGTCACAAGAGGTTTCACACCAACTTCAAAGTGTGGACACACTGTCAGACCCAACACGGCATAGTGAAGAACCCATCACCAGCCTCTAGTTCACATGCTGTTTTGGATGAAAAATTCCAAAGAAAGCTGATTGAcatagtgagagagagagaaattaagaaGGCCCTGATCATTAAGTTAAGGCGCGGCAAGCCTGGTTTTCAGGGACAGAGTAGCTCCCAAGCGCAGCAAGTCATCAAGAGGAACTTGAGATCTCGAGCCAAAGGAGCTTACATTTGTACTTACTGCGGAAAAGCGTACCGCTTTCTCTCTCAATTTAAGCAGCACATAAAAATGCATCCAGGAGAAAAACCCCTTGGAGTAAATAAAGTTGCTAAACCAAAAGAGCATGCTCCTCTTGCAAGTCCAGTAGAAAACAAGGAGGTTTACCAGTGCCGTCTCTGTAATGCTAAGCTCTCTTCTCTCCTAGAGCAAGGAAGCCACGAGCGGCTGTGCCGGAACGCGGCCGTCTGCCCTTACTGCAGCCTCAGGTTTTTCTCGCCCGAGCTGAAGCAAGAACACGAGAGCAAGTGTGAGTATAAGAAGCTGACCTGCCTCGAGTGCATGCGCACCTTCAAGTCCTCTTTCAGCATCTGGCGGCACCAGGTTGAAGTCCATAATCAGAACAACATGGCACCCACCGAAAACTTTTCTTTGCCCGTTTTGGACCACAATGGTGATGTAACTGGTTCTTCAAGGCCCCAGTCCCACCCTGAGCCCAATAAAGTAAACCACATCGTCACCACAAAAGATGATAACGTGTTCAGTGATTCTTCAGAACAAGTTAACTTCGACTCGGAAGATTCCTCTTGTCTCCCTGAAGATCTTAGTCTTTCCAAGCAACTGAAAATCCAAGTCAAAGAGGAGCCTgtggaggaggctgaggaagaggcaCCCGAGGCCAGCACAGCCCCCAAAGAAGCGGGTCCTAGCAAAGAAGCCAGCCTGTGGCCCTGCGAGAAGTGTGGGAAGATGTTCACAGTGCACAAGCAGCTGGAGCGTCACCAGGAGCTTCTGTGCTCTGTGAAACCATTTATTTGTCACGTGTGCAACAAAGCTTTTCGCACTAATTTTAGACTCTGGAGTCACTTCCAGTCGCACATGTCTCAGGCTTCAGAGGAATCGGCACATAAGGAATCTGAGGTGTGCCCTGTTCCCACAAACTCTCCCTCTCCACCACCTCTGCCACCGCCACCGCCACTGCCCAAGATCCAGCCTCTGGAGCCTGACAGCCCCACAGGCCTGTCCGAAAACCCAACTCCAGCCACAGAAAAACTGTTTGTGCCCCAAGAATCAGATACCCTTTTTTACCATGCCCCACCCCTTTCAGCAATCACATTTAAAAGACAGTTTATGTGTAAACTTTGCCACAGGACATTCAAGACTGCATTTAGTCTTTGGAGTCACGAACAAACACACAATTGA